Proteins encoded by one window of Winogradskyella sp. PG-2:
- a CDS encoding App1 family protein, with protein sequence MSWFRKDPLQIIAFRSYGTKTHLYLRGRALEDEDIDLDKKGWFNLLINSWKRFETDEIRNTPLSITFSNGSIIKCNTDAEGYFLVDESSDDTYKLLDNEGWLSYTVAYASDHKRKIQQENQFIGQMLVPKLDSSFGVISDIDDTILHTGVASRLKWRVIVNTFFKTPHRRKALEGSAEFYHSLHCGKSKKEANPIFYVSNSPWNLYRYLEFFLKRNNFPKGPILLRDFRTPFDRTPKTELAHKYHEIYNILNTYPKLNFILIGDCGEKDAYIYLDVVKKFPNRISAIYLRAVEHSKRMNRMSSLFEDYKDVPVLIVESSNEAINHARKHNFIH encoded by the coding sequence TTGAGTTGGTTTAGAAAAGATCCCTTGCAAATTATTGCATTTAGAAGCTATGGGACAAAAACACATCTATATCTTAGAGGTAGAGCATTAGAAGATGAAGATATTGACCTAGATAAAAAAGGTTGGTTTAATCTTTTGATAAACTCATGGAAGCGTTTTGAAACAGATGAAATTAGAAATACACCTCTGTCTATTACGTTTTCAAATGGCTCTATTATAAAATGCAATACAGATGCAGAAGGTTATTTTTTAGTTGATGAATCATCAGATGACACCTATAAATTATTAGATAATGAAGGTTGGTTGAGTTATACAGTTGCTTATGCATCAGATCACAAGAGGAAGATTCAACAAGAGAATCAATTTATAGGACAAATGTTGGTTCCAAAATTAGATTCTAGTTTTGGAGTTATCAGTGATATTGACGATACAATTTTACATACTGGTGTAGCATCACGTTTAAAATGGAGAGTTATAGTTAATACTTTTTTTAAGACACCACATAGACGGAAAGCGTTAGAAGGTTCAGCAGAGTTTTACCATTCTTTACATTGTGGGAAATCAAAAAAGGAAGCTAACCCAATTTTTTATGTTAGCAATAGCCCATGGAACTTATATCGTTATTTAGAGTTTTTTCTTAAACGTAATAATTTTCCTAAAGGCCCAATTTTGCTTCGAGATTTTAGAACACCTTTTGATCGTACACCTAAAACTGAATTAGCTCATAAGTATCATGAGATATATAATATTCTAAATACATATCCAAAGTTAAATTTTATACTTATTGGTGATTGTGGTGAAAAAGATGCTTATATATATTTAGATGTCGTCAAGAAATTCCCTAATCGTATTTCAGCAATTTATTTAAGAGCTGTAGAGCATTCTAAAAGAATGAATAGAATGTCTTCTTTATTTGAAGATTATAAGGACGTACCAGTTTTAATTGTTGAAAGTAGTAATGAAGCTATAAACCATGCTCGAAAGCATAATTTTATTCATTAG
- a CDS encoding deoxynucleoside kinase, with the protein MHIAVAGNIGAGKTTLTKLLAKHYRWEAQLEDVVDNPYLDDFYNQMERWSFNLQVYFLNSRFRQVSQIHESGKDIIQDRTIYEDAHIFAPNLHAMGLMTNRDFENYSSLFELMESFVKGPDLLIYLRSSIPNLVAQIHKRGRDYENTISIDYLSRLNERYEAWISKYDKGNLLIIDVDDLDFVANPEDLGGIINKIDAQINGLF; encoded by the coding sequence ATGCATATTGCTGTAGCAGGAAACATTGGCGCAGGTAAGACTACACTGACTAAACTTTTAGCTAAACATTACAGATGGGAAGCACAATTAGAAGATGTTGTAGATAATCCTTATTTAGATGATTTTTACAATCAGATGGAACGCTGGAGCTTCAATTTGCAGGTTTATTTCTTAAACAGTAGGTTTCGTCAAGTTAGTCAAATTCACGAGAGTGGTAAAGATATTATACAAGACAGAACTATCTATGAAGATGCACATATTTTTGCACCCAACCTTCATGCTATGGGTTTGATGACAAATCGTGATTTTGAAAATTATTCTTCACTTTTTGAGTTAATGGAATCTTTTGTAAAAGGGCCAGATTTATTGATTTATTTAAGAAGCTCTATTCCAAATTTAGTGGCTCAAATCCACAAACGAGGTCGTGATTATGAAAATACAATCAGCATTGATTACTTAAGTCGACTTAATGAACGTTACGAAGCATGGATTTCTAAATACGACAAAGGAAATTTACTAATCATAGACGTAGATGACTTAGATTTTGTTGCTAATCCTGAAGATTTAGGTGGTATTATCAATAAAATTGATGCCCAGATTAATGGTCTATTCTAA